One window of Oreochromis niloticus isolate F11D_XX linkage group LG23, O_niloticus_UMD_NMBU, whole genome shotgun sequence genomic DNA carries:
- the map3k2 gene encoding mitogen-activated protein kinase kinase kinase 2: protein MGESSFLASWVNRRAIKMDEQEALNSIMQDLAELHRSSRPAAFLSDLCKPKASSPKNQNDVRVKFEFKGEKRILQFPRPIKLEDLRSKAKVAFGQTMDLHYTNNELVIPLTTQDDLDKAVELLDRSVHMKSLKILLVLQVSSENSSSNMDLLPSHEELDNTGFRVTDKKSMLALIGSHSTDRSSPPPGYIPDALQQVARNGSFTSINSEGEFIPESMDQMLDPLSMSSPENSASGSCPSLDSPLDSDYPKSRMPRAQSYPDNHQDFPEYDIPVFEKSGKGGTYPRRYGIPFGLQDYSDGRKTFPRARRTQVHGFRSPISFSSTEQSPSTSSGSSVFTPDLEEAPGPARRPRRGSDIEPNPNPAVAPTLSVMDVSPPSRSPRAPTNWRLGKLLGQGAFGRVFLCYDADTGRELAVKQVQFDPESPETSKEVSALECEIQLLKNLCHEQIVQYYGCLRDTMERTLSIFMEYMPGGSIKDQLKSYGALTENVTRRYTRQILEGVSYLHSNMIVHRDIKGANILRDSVGNVKLGDFGASRRLQTICLSGTGMKSVTGTPYWMSPEVISGEGYGRKADIWSVGCTVVEMLTQRPPWAEFEAMAAIFKIATQPTNPVLPAHVSDHCREFLKRIFVETKQRPSAEELLRHIFVH, encoded by the exons ATGGGAGAATCCTCTTTCCTGGCCTCCTGGGTCAATCGCCGTGCCATTAAGATGG ATGAGCAGGAGGCGCTGAACTCCATCATGCAGGACTTGGCCGAACTGCACCGCTCCAGCCGTCCTGCCGCGTTCCTGTCAGACCTGTGCAAACCCAAAGCCTCGTCGCCCAAGAACCAG AATGATGTGAGAGTGAAGTTCGAGTTCAAAGGGGAGAAGAG GATTTTGCAGTTCCCTCGACCTATCAAGCTGGAGGACCTGAGGTCGAAAGCTAAAGTGGCTTTTGGTCAGACAATGGACCTCCACTACACAAACAATGAG TTGGTGATTCCATTGACAACTCAGGACGACCTGGACAAAGCTGTAGAGCTGCTGGATCGCAGTGTTCACATGAAGAGTCTGAAGATTCTCCTCGTGCTGCAGGTCTCCTCTGAG AACTCGTCATCCAACATGGACCTCCTGCCGTCCCACGAGGAGCTGGACAACACGGGGTTCCGGGTCACAGACAAGAAGAGCATGCTGGCGTTGATAG GTTCCCACTCAACAGACCGCAGCTCTCCTCCTCCAGGATACATTCCCGACGCTCTGCAGCAGGTGGCGAGGAACGGCTCCTTCACCAGCATCAACAGCGAGGGGGAGTTCATTCCTGAGAGCATGGACCAG ATGTTGGATCCATTGTCCATGAGCAGTCCGGAGAACTCAGCTTCTGGAAGTTGTCCCTCCTTAGACAGCCCACTGGACAG TGATTACCCAAAGTCCAGGATGCCCAGGGCTCAGAGCTACCCAGACAACCACCAGGACTTTCCAG AGTACGATATTCCGGTGTTTGAGAAGTCGGGAAAAGGAGGGACGTATCCTCGCCGGTACGGCATTCCTTTTGGCCTTCAGGATTACAGTGATG GGAGGAAGACTTTCCCTCGGGCTCGGCGGACGCAGGTTCACGGTTTCCGCTCTCCAATCAGCTTCAGCTCGACCGAGCAGTCGCCTAGCACAAGCAGTGGCAGCAGCGTCTTCACGCCTGACCTGGAGGAGGCCCCCGGCCCCGCCAGGAGGCCGCGGAGGGGGAGCGACATCGAGCCAAACCCCAATCCGGCCGTGGCTCCGACGCTCTCCGTCATGGACGTCAGTCCACCCAGCCGCT CCCCGCGAGCGCCAACCAACTGGCGGCTGGGGAAGCTTCTGGGTCAGGGAGCTTTCGGGCGGGTCTTCCTGTGTTACGATGCCGATACTGGACGGGAACTGGCAGTTAAACAAGTCCAGTTTGATCCAGAGAGTCCCGAGACCAGCAAG GAGGTGAGCGCACTGGAATGTGAAATCCAGCTCCTGAAGAACTTGTGCCATGAGCAGATCGTCCAATATTACGGCTGTCTGCGAGACACGATGGAGCGAACGCTCTCCATCTTTATGGAGTACATGCCTGGA GGATCCATTAAAGACCAGCTGAAGTCGTACGGAGCGCTCACGGAAAATGTGACGCGCCGCTACACCAGGCAGATCCTGGAGGGGGTTTCCTACCTGCACAGCAACATGATCGTCCACAGGGACATCAAAG GTGCAAACATCCTCAGAGACTCGGTGGGTAACGTGAAGCTGGGAGACTTCGGGGCCAGCAGGCGGCTGCAGACCATCTGTCTGTCAGGAACAGGCATGAAGTCGGTGACCGGTACCCCGTACTGGATGAGCCCAGAGGTGATCAGCGGAGAGGGGTACGGCAGGAAGGCAGACATCTG GAGTGTCGGCTGCACTGTCGTGGAGATGCTGACTCAGCGACCTCCGTGGGCAGAGTTCGAGGCCATGGCGGCCATCTTTAAGATCGCCACGCAGCCCACTAACCCCGTCCTGCCCGCCCACGTGTCGGACCACTGCCGGGAGTTCCTCAAACGGATCTTCGTGGAGACCAAGCAGCGGCCGTCTGCAGAAGAGCTGCTCAGGCACATCTTTGTACATTAA